The following are encoded in a window of Deinococcus aerolatus genomic DNA:
- a CDS encoding EF-Tu C-terminal domain-related protein, with protein VELIKPIAMEEGLRFAIREGGRTVGAGVVTKVLE; from the coding sequence TGGTGGAACTGATCAAGCCCATCGCCATGGAAGAAGGCCTGCGTTTCGCCATCCGCGAAGGTGGCCGCACCGTCGGCGCCGGCGTGGTCACCAAGGTCCTGGAGTAA